In one window of Balaenoptera musculus isolate JJ_BM4_2016_0621 chromosome 10, mBalMus1.pri.v3, whole genome shotgun sequence DNA:
- the SLC11A2 gene encoding natural resistance-associated macrophage protein 2 isoform X2, producing MVLGPEQKTPDDASGDHGDPASLGAINPAYSNSSLPQSSGGHSEEPFTTYFDEKIAIPEEEYSCFSFRKLWAFTGPGFLMSIAYLDPGNIESDLQSGAVAGFKLLWVLLMATIVGLLLQRLAARLGVVTGLHLAEMCHRQYPRVPRIILWLMVELAIVGSDMQEVIGSAIAINLLSVGRVPLWGGVLITIADTFVFLFLDKYGLRKLEAFFGFLITIMALTFGYEYVTVKPSQTQVLKGMFLPSCSGCHTSQIEQAVGIVGAVIMPHNMYLHSALVKSRQVDRANKEEVREANKYFFIESCIALFVSFIINVFVVSVFAEAFFEKTNKQVVEVCRNISSPHTHLFPDDNSTLTVDIYKGGVVLGCYFGPAALYIWAVGILAAGQSSTMTGTYSGQFVMEGFLNLKWSRFARVILTRSIAIIPTLLVAVFQDVEHLTGMNDFLNVLQSLQLPFALIPILTFTSLRPVMSEFANGIGWRIAGGILVLIICSINMYFVMVYVQELGHVALYVVAAVVSIAYLSFVFYLGWQCLIALGMSFLDCGHTYLRLGLTVQPELYLLNTVDADSLVSR from the exons ATGGTGTTGGGTCCTGAACAGAAGACACCAGATG ATGCTTCTGGAGACCACGGGGACCCTGCCAGTCTTGGGGCCATCAACCCTGCCTACAGTAACTCCTCTCTTCCACAGTCCTCTGGGGGGCACTCAGAGGAGCCCTTCACCACCTACTTTGATGAGAAGATCGCCATTCCTGAGGAGGAG TACTCTTGTTTTAGCTTTCGTAAACTCTGGGCTTTCACGGGTCCGGGATTTCTTATGAGCATTGCCTACCTGGATCCAGGAAACATTGAATCCGATTTGCAGTCTGGAGCAGTGGCTGGATTTAAG TTGCTCTGGGTTCTTCTGATGGCCACCATCGTGGGGCTCCTGCTCCAGCGCCTTGCAGCTAGACTGGGAGTGGTCACTGGGCTGCATCTTGCTGAAATGTGTCACCGTCAGTATCCCAGG GTTCCACGAATTATCCTGTGGCTGATGGTGGAGTTGGCTATCGTTGGCTCAGATATGCAAGAAGTTATTGGCTCCGCTATTGCCATCAACCTCCTCTCTGTAGGAAG GGTCCCGCTGTGGGGTGGAGTTCTTATCACCATTGCAGAtacctttgtatttctctttttggaCAAATATG GCTTGCGGAAGCTAGAAGCattttttggttttctcatcACAATTATGGCCCTCACATTTGGATATGAG TATGTTACAGTGAAACCCAGCCAGACCCAGGTCCTCAAAGGCATGTTCCTGCCATCCTGTTCAGGCTGTCATACCTCACAGATCGAGCAGGCTGTGGGCATCGTGGGTGCTGTTATCATGCCACACAACATGTACCTGCATTCTGCTTTAGTCAAG TCCAGACAGGTAGACCGAGCCAATAAGGAGGAAGTTCGCGAAGCCAATAAGTACTTTTTCATTGAATCCTGCATtgctctttttgtttcctttatcatCAACGTCTTTGTCGTCTCAGTCTTTGCTGAAGCATTTTTTGAGAAAACCAACAAGCAGGTG GTTGAAGTCTGTAGAAATATCAGCAGTCCCCATACTCATCTTTTTCCTGACGATAACTCAACACTGACTGTGGACATCTACAAAGGG GGTGTTGTGCTGGGGTGTTACTTCGGGCCTGCTGCACTCTACATCTGGGCAGTGGGGATCCTGGCTGCAGGACAGAGCTCCACCATGACAGGAACCTACTCTGGCCAGTTTGTCATGGAG GGATTCCTGAACCTAAAGTGGTCACGCTTTGCCCGAGTGATTCTGACCCGCTCTATTGCCATCATCCCCACTCTGCTTGTTGCCGTCTTCCAAGATGTAGAGCATCTGACAGGGATGAATGACTTCCTGAATGTTCTTCAGAGCTTACAA cttccCTTTGCTCTCATACCCATCCTCACGTTTACGAGCTTGCGGCCGGTAATGAGTGAATttgccaatggaat AGGCTGGAGGATCGCAGGCGGTATCTTGGTCCTTATCATCTGTTCCATCAACATGTACTTTGTCATGGTTTATGTCCAGGAACTAGGGCATGTGGCATTGTATGTGGTGGCTGCTGTGGTCAGCATAGCTTACCTGAGCTTTGTGTTTTACTTG
- the SLC11A2 gene encoding natural resistance-associated macrophage protein 2 isoform X1, producing the protein MVLGPEQKTPDEDASGDHGDPASLGAINPAYSNSSLPQSSGGHSEEPFTTYFDEKIAIPEEEYSCFSFRKLWAFTGPGFLMSIAYLDPGNIESDLQSGAVAGFKLLWVLLMATIVGLLLQRLAARLGVVTGLHLAEMCHRQYPRVPRIILWLMVELAIVGSDMQEVIGSAIAINLLSVGRVPLWGGVLITIADTFVFLFLDKYGLRKLEAFFGFLITIMALTFGYEYVTVKPSQTQVLKGMFLPSCSGCHTSQIEQAVGIVGAVIMPHNMYLHSALVKSRQVDRANKEEVREANKYFFIESCIALFVSFIINVFVVSVFAEAFFEKTNKQVVEVCRNISSPHTHLFPDDNSTLTVDIYKGGVVLGCYFGPAALYIWAVGILAAGQSSTMTGTYSGQFVMEGFLNLKWSRFARVILTRSIAIIPTLLVAVFQDVEHLTGMNDFLNVLQSLQLPFALIPILTFTSLRPVMSEFANGIGWRIAGGILVLIICSINMYFVMVYVQELGHVALYVVAAVVSIAYLSFVFYLGWQCLIALGMSFLDCGHTYLRLGLTVQPELYLLNTVDADSLVSR; encoded by the exons ATGGTGTTGGGTCCTGAACAGAAGACACCAGATG AAGATGCTTCTGGAGACCACGGGGACCCTGCCAGTCTTGGGGCCATCAACCCTGCCTACAGTAACTCCTCTCTTCCACAGTCCTCTGGGGGGCACTCAGAGGAGCCCTTCACCACCTACTTTGATGAGAAGATCGCCATTCCTGAGGAGGAG TACTCTTGTTTTAGCTTTCGTAAACTCTGGGCTTTCACGGGTCCGGGATTTCTTATGAGCATTGCCTACCTGGATCCAGGAAACATTGAATCCGATTTGCAGTCTGGAGCAGTGGCTGGATTTAAG TTGCTCTGGGTTCTTCTGATGGCCACCATCGTGGGGCTCCTGCTCCAGCGCCTTGCAGCTAGACTGGGAGTGGTCACTGGGCTGCATCTTGCTGAAATGTGTCACCGTCAGTATCCCAGG GTTCCACGAATTATCCTGTGGCTGATGGTGGAGTTGGCTATCGTTGGCTCAGATATGCAAGAAGTTATTGGCTCCGCTATTGCCATCAACCTCCTCTCTGTAGGAAG GGTCCCGCTGTGGGGTGGAGTTCTTATCACCATTGCAGAtacctttgtatttctctttttggaCAAATATG GCTTGCGGAAGCTAGAAGCattttttggttttctcatcACAATTATGGCCCTCACATTTGGATATGAG TATGTTACAGTGAAACCCAGCCAGACCCAGGTCCTCAAAGGCATGTTCCTGCCATCCTGTTCAGGCTGTCATACCTCACAGATCGAGCAGGCTGTGGGCATCGTGGGTGCTGTTATCATGCCACACAACATGTACCTGCATTCTGCTTTAGTCAAG TCCAGACAGGTAGACCGAGCCAATAAGGAGGAAGTTCGCGAAGCCAATAAGTACTTTTTCATTGAATCCTGCATtgctctttttgtttcctttatcatCAACGTCTTTGTCGTCTCAGTCTTTGCTGAAGCATTTTTTGAGAAAACCAACAAGCAGGTG GTTGAAGTCTGTAGAAATATCAGCAGTCCCCATACTCATCTTTTTCCTGACGATAACTCAACACTGACTGTGGACATCTACAAAGGG GGTGTTGTGCTGGGGTGTTACTTCGGGCCTGCTGCACTCTACATCTGGGCAGTGGGGATCCTGGCTGCAGGACAGAGCTCCACCATGACAGGAACCTACTCTGGCCAGTTTGTCATGGAG GGATTCCTGAACCTAAAGTGGTCACGCTTTGCCCGAGTGATTCTGACCCGCTCTATTGCCATCATCCCCACTCTGCTTGTTGCCGTCTTCCAAGATGTAGAGCATCTGACAGGGATGAATGACTTCCTGAATGTTCTTCAGAGCTTACAA cttccCTTTGCTCTCATACCCATCCTCACGTTTACGAGCTTGCGGCCGGTAATGAGTGAATttgccaatggaat AGGCTGGAGGATCGCAGGCGGTATCTTGGTCCTTATCATCTGTTCCATCAACATGTACTTTGTCATGGTTTATGTCCAGGAACTAGGGCATGTGGCATTGTATGTGGTGGCTGCTGTGGTCAGCATAGCTTACCTGAGCTTTGTGTTTTACTTG